The uncultured Bacteroides sp. DNA segment GTGATAAAATTAGAAGGAATTACCAAAAGTTTTGGGTCTCTGCAAGTGCTTAAAGGCATTGATATGGAGATTGGCAAGGGAGAGATAGTCAGCATTGTTGGTCCCAGTGGTGCGGGCAAAACAACATTGCTACAGATCATGGGTACGCTCGATGAACCTGATGCCGGACTTGTTAGCATTGATGAAACAAATGTTAGCCGGATGAAACAGAAAGAGTTGTCTGCTTTTCGTAATACCCATATTGGTTTCGTGTTTCAGTTTCATCAGTTACTGCCCGAATTTACAGCTATAGAGAATGTGATGATTCCTGCTTTCATTGCCGGTGTATCTACCAAGGAATCGCTGACGAGGGCTTCTGAAATCCTTGACTTTATGGGACTTAAAGAACGTGCTTCGCACAAACCGAATGAACTTTCGGGAGGAGAAAAACAACGGGTGGCGGTAGCTCGTGCGTTAATCAATAATCCTGCCGTAATTTTAGCGGATGAACCTTCGGGTAGCTTGGATACACGCAATAAAGAGGAACTTCATCAACTCTTCTTTGACTTGCGCAATAAGTTCGGCCAAACGTTTGTTATCGTGACTCATGATGAGGCTTTGGCTCAGATTACCGACCGTACGGTGCACATGATTGATGGAACTATTTATTCAAAGCAAACATAATGGCTGATACGTTCGAAATCTTTTTGAGTGAACTCATTGTATAGTGTCAATTGCTTCAAACTTCTTAACGGGCCGTTTTTCTCCCGATGTTCCACAATAACTTTTGCCTGATAGAAGTTCAGGTATGGATGTGCTTTCAGGCGTTCTACGCTTGCCTTGTTCAGGTTGATCCGACGAGTTTGTTCGTTTCCTATACGAAACCAAGGTCTGACTTTCTCCACATTCAGATTAATCTCACTCAATTGCTCTATTCGGTAAAACCCACCAAGTTGCTTTCTGTAGCCTATTATCATTCGGGCAATGCCTCCTCCAATGCCGGGGATTTTTTTCAGTTCGGTGGTGTCACTCAGGTTAAGATCAACCACCGTTCCGGCTGCATACTTGATTACTTTGAGAGAGTCCTGCGGGTTACGTTTAATTAATATTCCGGTGGTGTCTTTCTTTTGGAATGTGTCATTGACATATATATAAGGTAGGAGAGTGGCGTATTGCTCCTCTGTGAGGCCATAGACCTTTTTAAACTCTTCGGGTTTGCGAAACTTACCGCCTTTTGCCCGATAGTGCATGATGTTGTGTGCCATCCATGGTTGTAACCCTAAACGAACGAAAGTTGCGGAATCGCTCACGTTCGGATCAAAAGGGGCTAAGTGGATCTCACGTGGCTGGTAATGGGCATACTTTGCATAAAACTGCCGGTAGTCCCTTTTCTTCAGCGAATGAATGAAACCTACATACTCTTCCTCAAAGTTTTCTTTGGGGCGAGCTTTCTCATCGTTGTATACAAAGATGGTGAATGTGCATACAACTACAATTGCGATGCATGCAACAAGTACTATAATTCCCCGACGTTCACCGTCTGAGAAATAGAAGAAATCTTTCCACATATTGATTTTACCTTAGTAATCCGAGTTCGTTGATGAAGATGAACGAAATGGCTATTGGGGCGATAAATTTGAGTATAAAGATGAATAACTTATAGAAAGGTGTCCTCAGCGAGCCGCTGTTGCTAACTTCTTCCCATACAATCTTTTTATCGAGGTACCATCCTGTGAATATAGAGATAAATAGTCCTCCGATCGGAAGCATGATCTTAGCCGTTACAAAGTCGAAGAGATCAAAGATTCCCAATCCGAAAAGCATATAGCCTTTTGCTACACCAAGCGAGAGCGAGCAAAAGATGCCGAAGAAGATACAGCAAGCCGTAACGATCCTTGCAGCCTTGCCGCGGGTAAAATGATATTCTTCGTGCAGATAGGCCGTGACCACCTCATGTAGTGATATGGTGGAGGTAAGTGCGGCTACAGCTAGTAGTACGTAGAACAGAACAGAGAAGAGATAGGCCAGTGCAGGTATACCACTGAATGCTTGTTGAAAAACATTTGGTAGGGTGATAAAGATTAAGCTTGGCCCTGCGTCAGGCTGTATGCCAACAGAGAAAGCTGCCGGGAAAATGATGAAGCCTGCGAGTACAGCCACAATGGTGTCGATAATACCCACACTGAGAGCCGTCTTCGTTAGGTTGGTATCTTTGCCGAAGTAAGACGCATACGTGCATAAACATCCCATACCAAGGCTGAGAGAGAAGAATGCCTGTCCCATTGCCCCGAGAAATACACTGCTATCCACTTTACTGAAATCGGGCTTTAGGAGAAATTCAATGCCTCTTTCGGCACCCGGAAGAGTAACAGAGCAAGCTACCAATACTAAAAGAAGTATAAACAGCATGGGCATCATTATTTTTGAAGACTTTTCAATGCCTTTCTCCACACCTTTTACTATAATAAAGTGAGTGGCTAGTAGAAATACGATGAGCCAGAGGATTGGTTTCCAAGGGTTGGAAGAGAAGCTTTGAAAAGAAACGACGAAATCATTGGGCGATTTGTCCGCAAAGCTATTGGTTACAGCTTCCATAATATACTCTAATGTCCATCCGGCCACAACAGAATAATAACTAAGAATCAACAGGCCCGCCAAAACTCCCATGCGTCCTATCCAACGCCAATGAGTTCCCGGAGCCAGTATTTGGAATGCTCCCGCTGTATTAGCACGTGAATGTCTGCCGATAAGAAACTCTGCTATCATAATAGGAAGTCCCAGAAGGATGACACATCCTAAATAGACCAATATAAAGGCAGCACCTCCATGGTTTCCCGTTTCATAAGGGAATCTCCAAATATTACCTAATCCCACTGCCGATCCGGCAGAAGCCAGTATTACGCCCATTTTGCTCCCGAAATTGGCCCTGTCGTTTTTCATCTTTTCTTCTATTTTGTCTTACTATTCGATATTATAAGTCTAAATTAGCTGCAAATATAGAAAATGTTTCTTATTTTTGTACTCTATAAGTCAATAAACTTAGCCTATGTTTCGTTATATAAAAAGATATCCCGTATCGCTTTCCATTATTTTGGTAGTGATTTATTTGTCCTTTTTTAAGCCACCTTCCACTGAACTGAGTAAGATTCCTTATTTTGATAAAGTCGTGCATCTTTGTATGTATTTTGGCATGTCGGGTATGTTGTGGCTCGAATTCTTGCGTACTCACCGAAAAGATGCTGCTCCAGTGTGGCATGGATGGGTGGGAGCTCTTCTTTGCCCTATCTTTTTTAGCGGATGTGTGGAACTGCTTCAGGCT contains these protein-coding regions:
- a CDS encoding ABC transporter ATP-binding protein, with protein sequence MIKLEGITKSFGSLQVLKGIDMEIGKGEIVSIVGPSGAGKTTLLQIMGTLDEPDAGLVSIDETNVSRMKQKELSAFRNTHIGFVFQFHQLLPEFTAIENVMIPAFIAGVSTKESLTRASEILDFMGLKERASHKPNELSGGEKQRVAVARALINNPAVILADEPSGSLDTRNKEELHQLFFDLRNKFGQTFVIVTHDEALAQITDRTVHMIDGTIYSKQT
- a CDS encoding VanZ family protein codes for the protein MFRYIKRYPVSLSIILVVIYLSFFKPPSTELSKIPYFDKVVHLCMYFGMSGMLWLEFLRTHRKDAAPVWHGWVGALLCPIFFSGCVELLQAYCTTYRGGDWLDFAANSTGAVLASLVAYYVVRPWILKRA
- a CDS encoding helix-hairpin-helix domain-containing protein produces the protein MWKDFFYFSDGERRGIIVLVACIAIVVVCTFTIFVYNDEKARPKENFEEEYVGFIHSLKKRDYRQFYAKYAHYQPREIHLAPFDPNVSDSATFVRLGLQPWMAHNIMHYRAKGGKFRKPEEFKKVYGLTEEQYATLLPYIYVNDTFQKKDTTGILIKRNPQDSLKVIKYAAGTVVDLNLSDTTELKKIPGIGGGIARMIIGYRKQLGGFYRIEQLSEINLNVEKVRPWFRIGNEQTRRINLNKASVERLKAHPYLNFYQAKVIVEHREKNGPLRSLKQLTLYNEFTQKDFERISHYVCFE
- a CDS encoding sodium-dependent transporter, which gives rise to MKNDRANFGSKMGVILASAGSAVGLGNIWRFPYETGNHGGAAFILVYLGCVILLGLPIMIAEFLIGRHSRANTAGAFQILAPGTHWRWIGRMGVLAGLLILSYYSVVAGWTLEYIMEAVTNSFADKSPNDFVVSFQSFSSNPWKPILWLIVFLLATHFIIVKGVEKGIEKSSKIMMPMLFILLLVLVACSVTLPGAERGIEFLLKPDFSKVDSSVFLGAMGQAFFSLSLGMGCLCTYASYFGKDTNLTKTALSVGIIDTIVAVLAGFIIFPAAFSVGIQPDAGPSLIFITLPNVFQQAFSGIPALAYLFSVLFYVLLAVAALTSTISLHEVVTAYLHEEYHFTRGKAARIVTACCIFFGIFCSLSLGVAKGYMLFGLGIFDLFDFVTAKIMLPIGGLFISIFTGWYLDKKIVWEEVSNSGSLRTPFYKLFIFILKFIAPIAISFIFINELGLLR